The sequence below is a genomic window from Deinococcus apachensis DSM 19763.
GCCGCGTGTCAGCGGCCACGAGGTGCTGCGGGCCGTGAAGGGGGACGCCGCGCTGCGCCATGTTCCGGTGGTGGTCTTCACCACGTCCAATGAGGCTTCCGACCGGGATGCCTGCGCCGCGGCGGGGGCCGACGATTATGTGCTCAAGCCGGGACGCTTCGAGGGGCTGGTGGAAGCCGTGAACCGCCTGGGCCGCCGGTGGCTGACTCCGACCTTCTGCGTCTGAGCCCGGTACCGGCTTCCGGCCGCCGCCCCGCAGTTGGTGGGACTGCCGCCAGGCGCTTGAAAGAACGGCCCTGACGATTTAATACAGATTCGTGTTGAACAGCTCTGTAACTGTTCAACACGAGCGGAGCGAGCAGGAAAGAAACGGTTTGCGTCCGGGCCCAAGAGCACCGCCAGCGGGTCCACCCGGCCCGCCCACCAACATTAGCGTTCCCTTGACGCGGGCCTCTCGCGGGGCGACGGGTTCCCGAAGGAAGGAACGCCGCCCCGCGAAAGGCCCGGATGTTCGGCGAAGCCGCAGTCAGGTGAGCGTGCGGTCCGCCTCCCCGGCGAGCAGGTTGCGGTCGGGCAGGGGTTGCGGGCTCCCGGCCGCCTGCTGGGCCTCGTCCTCCAGCCGCAGCTCGTTGAGGACCACGCCCAGCACGCGGACCCTGGCGAGTTCGGCGCTCTGAAGCACCCGCTCGACCTCGCCCGCGCGGCTGGTGCCCGGGTCGAGCACCAGAACGATGCCCGCCGCGTCGGAGGCCCACAGCAGGGCGTCCGACCGCCGCAGCAGCGGAGGGGCGGCGATCAGCGTCAGGTCATAGGCGGGAGACGGGTTCCCCACTAGCGTCCGGGCCTGGAGAGG
It includes:
- a CDS encoding response regulator, which codes for MTSPAFPKHLLLVEDNEHDVELARAALEESEVRCEVTVARDGQEALDLLRGAGSQPDLVLLDLNMPRVSGHEVLRAVKGDAALRHVPVVVFTTSNEASDRDACAAAGADDYVLKPGRFEGLVEAVNRLGRRWLTPTFCV